Proteins encoded in a region of the Campylobacter geochelonis genome:
- the ybaK gene encoding Cys-tRNA(Pro) deacylase, whose amino-acid sequence MKDKIKKTNAARELDKFGVEYEILTYEVDLEDLSARHVAKATGQNITQIYKTIVCVANTKEHIVACISGERELDLKALSKASGVKSCELVAINELEKLTGYIRGGCSPLAMKRKFRTFIDKAALEFDSIIISAGIRGKQLVVEPRALAKVVEAEFAAICHEMI is encoded by the coding sequence ATGAAAGATAAAATCAAAAAAACAAACGCAGCAAGAGAGCTTGATAAATTTGGCGTTGAGTATGAAATTTTAACCTATGAGGTTGATTTAGAGGATTTAAGTGCAAGACACGTGGCTAAGGCAACTGGACAAAATATAACTCAAATTTATAAAACGATAGTTTGCGTTGCAAATACAAAAGAGCATATTGTAGCTTGTATAAGTGGTGAGCGCGAGCTTGATTTAAAGGCATTAAGCAAGGCAAGTGGGGTTAAAAGTTGCGAACTTGTCGCCATTAACGAACTTGAAAAGCTTACTGGATATATTAGAGGTGGATGCTCACCTCTTGCGATGAAGCGTAAATTTCGCACATTTATAGATAAAGCTGCACTTGAGTTTGACAGCATAATCATCTCTGCTGGAATACGTGGAAAACAGCTAGTGGTTGAACCAAGGGCTTTGGCAAAAGTGGTTGAAGCAGAATTTGCGGCGATTTGTCATGAAATGATATAG
- a CDS encoding ankyrin repeat domain-containing protein — protein MKFLKEIIVIVVVGFLFLVTNDYYKSKTKQSNFVVYPNMKVDSNSPISKYVTQEEINAFSYENWDIDDDGDHRKENDLQKQLRRFLKTKQTVSVLNFIKDNNLSVDMDMLYGLSPLMYSSFYDDEVTSKELIKLGADINKKDKYNLSSLAYAIENNSTKTVKLLLDNGAKFNEIKTIQAYLGSPNYNLIKNITINKNNIDIKYEAEYGKKYIRIYEDSKGNVSTDYYAPESSLFEYIVYNNFLEIAKMLLESGYKPFTYRFTNDINDLLPSKKDGFYIDINDSKNKNEIDYLKKANTHYNILTYIPNYEPMLELMLKYNVPGQPTKEQLKEAYDECYEDRAWFLNGDYDDYIYNATRLNKIMEKEGMKIKQPISKIEYDSNKARTLRYYNKHCTDKNGTFKDTKAYIDYANDYNKNYAIDSFINRNKNNPSKVIYLDKNSSKSNSNLTDENKNKNKNKNENSK, from the coding sequence TTGAAGTTTCTAAAAGAGATTATCGTTATTGTAGTGGTTGGTTTTTTATTTTTAGTGACAAATGACTATTATAAAAGCAAAACTAAACAATCAAATTTTGTTGTGTATCCTAATATGAAGGTTGATTCCAACTCGCCGATATCAAAGTATGTTACCCAAGAAGAAATAAATGCTTTTTCTTATGAAAACTGGGATATAGATGATGATGGCGACCATCGTAAAGAAAACGATTTGCAAAAGCAACTAAGACGCTTTTTAAAAACAAAACAAACTGTATCTGTATTAAATTTTATAAAGGATAACAACCTAAGCGTTGATATGGACATGTTATATGGATTAAGCCCTTTAATGTATTCTAGCTTTTATGATGATGAAGTAACATCTAAAGAGCTTATAAAATTAGGAGCAGATATCAATAAAAAAGATAAGTATAATCTAAGCTCACTAGCTTATGCTATAGAGAACAACTCAACTAAAACTGTAAAACTTTTATTGGATAATGGAGCTAAATTTAATGAAATAAAAACAATACAAGCTTATTTGGGTTCGCCTAATTATAATTTAATTAAAAATATTACTATCAACAAAAATAATATAGATATAAAATATGAAGCAGAATATGGTAAAAAATATATAAGAATATACGAAGACAGCAAAGGCAATGTCTCTACAGATTACTATGCTCCAGAGAGTAGTTTGTTTGAATATATAGTTTATAACAACTTTTTAGAAATAGCAAAAATGTTATTAGAAAGTGGATATAAGCCGTTTACATATAGATTTACCAATGATATAAATGATTTATTGCCTAGCAAAAAAGATGGATTTTATATAGATATTAATGATTCTAAAAATAAAAACGAAATAGATTATTTAAAAAAAGCAAACACTCATTATAATATATTAACTTACATCCCCAACTACGAACCTATGCTAGAACTTATGCTTAAATACAACGTCCCTGGACAACCTACAAAAGAGCAACTAAAAGAGGCGTATGATGAGTGTTATGAAGATAGAGCTTGGTTTTTAAACGGAGATTATGATGATTATATATACAATGCAACAAGACTTAATAAAATTATGGAAAAAGAAGGAATGAAAATAAAACAACCAATCTCTAAAATAGAGTATGATAGTAATAAAGCAAGAACCTTAAGGTATTATAATAAACACTGTACTGATAAAAACGGAACTTTTAAAGATACAAAAGCATATATAGACTATGCAAATGATTATAATAAAAACTATGCAATAGATTCTTTTATTAATAGAAACAAGAATAACCCATCTAAGGTGATTTACCTTGATAAAAACTCAAGTAAGTCTAACTCAAATTTAACAGATGAAAATAAAAATAAAAATAAAAATAAAAACGAAAATTCAAAATAA
- a CDS encoding calcium-binding protein, translating to MANFDKKKFIKDRILSTAEIGKGILKGDSLDVAQGLLGKLEPLYEDILKNAKTEEEAIEALKKAPPKRMAFVFNGAGIIVDLLNISKINEFKFDIFEGTSKEDGKELYYNEERAAGLYALKVLASAAVNFVVSKNIVGAIFTFFVDTTDIFTSNHLVHIDYYDANPESEANLNVQERKYIVVNPKGDFDTILNSAWSGISSDINSNLRRVIFSIDGGKSLRSDNVEFIYHKRYKLGSKLNTFEFRQGRDEKKIVSVLKRIGYPINNNKIAHMTFSKNEEPKQLIANYYANYGAGASSVMSDLEYKGNIDKFIKLKQAAAYALENLKGYALAGDISKKEYINIENYSDNHLNDRANFLKLYVSDTPTSNINYTDVKRGITIGDFKLNDDTVGYEVIFVDGDKQAIDLPTYKSIYGYSNGDTIKYIQGTAYIESGLGCDTITTGDGNDIIYTNAKIDDGNDKEDSNTTNTVNSGKGNDKIYGSKGVDNITVDDGVNVIYSKDSDDSVNTTKGKNTIYLGAGSDSVNTNGGTNTIYTGLDNTSQEDKDSKDDINTINLTNGNNTVYGSKAQDIVTSNEAKSDIFTKDGDDKVSISGAELNNVFTGSGNDTITINGGKGHIVYTHKDSIDGLDLDTKDSTNTVEINLGKNTIYGGKGKESLTIKDGDNTAYLYNYLKSA from the coding sequence GTGGCAAATTTTGATAAAAAGAAATTTATAAAAGATAGAATTCTTTCAACTGCTGAGATAGGAAAAGGTATATTAAAAGGAGATTCACTAGATGTTGCACAGGGTTTACTTGGTAAGTTAGAGCCACTATATGAAGATATACTTAAAAATGCAAAAACAGAAGAAGAAGCTATAGAAGCCTTAAAAAAAGCTCCACCTAAAAGAATGGCTTTTGTATTTAACGGAGCTGGTATTATAGTGGATTTATTAAATATAAGTAAGATAAATGAATTTAAATTTGATATATTTGAAGGCACAAGTAAAGAAGATGGCAAAGAGCTATATTATAATGAAGAAAGAGCAGCTGGGCTGTATGCACTGAAAGTATTAGCATCAGCTGCTGTAAATTTTGTAGTTTCTAAAAATATAGTTGGTGCTATTTTTACATTTTTTGTTGATACTACAGATATATTTACAAGCAATCATTTGGTTCATATAGATTATTATGACGCAAATCCAGAAAGTGAAGCTAATCTAAATGTTCAAGAAAGAAAATACATAGTAGTAAATCCAAAAGGTGACTTTGATACCATACTTAACTCGGCTTGGAGCGGTATAAGCTCGGATATAAATAGCAATCTTAGAAGAGTGATATTTTCTATTGATGGTGGTAAATCACTAAGAAGTGATAATGTAGAGTTTATATATCACAAAAGATATAAATTAGGGAGTAAGCTAAACACCTTTGAATTTAGACAAGGAAGAGATGAGAAAAAGATAGTCTCTGTTTTAAAACGAATTGGTTATCCAATAAATAATAACAAGATAGCCCATATGACTTTCTCTAAAAATGAAGAGCCTAAACAACTCATAGCCAACTACTATGCTAACTATGGAGCAGGAGCTAGTAGTGTTATGAGTGATTTGGAATATAAAGGTAATATAGACAAATTTATAAAACTAAAACAAGCTGCCGCTTATGCCTTAGAAAACCTAAAAGGATATGCTCTAGCAGGAGATATCTCCAAAAAAGAGTATATAAACATCGAAAACTACTCTGATAACCATCTTAACGATAGAGCTAACTTCTTAAAGCTATATGTTTCAGATACACCAACTTCAAATATAAATTATACCGATGTTAAAAGAGGAATAACTATTGGTGATTTTAAATTAAACGATGATACTGTAGGTTATGAGGTTATATTTGTTGATGGAGATAAACAAGCCATAGACTTGCCAACTTATAAGAGTATATATGGCTATAGCAATGGAGATACTATAAAATATATCCAAGGTACAGCCTACATCGAATCCGGTCTTGGTTGTGATACTATAACTACAGGAGATGGTAATGATATCATCTATACAAATGCAAAAATAGATGATGGAAATGATAAAGAAGATTCTAACACTACTAATACTGTAAACTCAGGTAAAGGTAATGATAAAATATATGGCTCTAAAGGAGTTGATAACATAACTGTAGATGATGGAGTAAATGTTATATATTCTAAAGATAGTGATGATAGTGTAAATACAACCAAAGGTAAAAACACTATCTACTTAGGAGCTGGAAGTGATAGTGTAAATACAAATGGTGGAACTAATACTATCTATACAGGATTAGATAACACAAGCCAAGAAGATAAAGATAGTAAAGATGATATAAATACTATAAATTTAACTAACGGAAATAACACAGTATATGGCTCTAAAGCACAAGATATAGTAACTTCAAATGAAGCTAAAAGCGACATCTTTACTAAAGATGGAGATGATAAAGTAAGTATCAGTGGTGCAGAGTTAAACAATGTATTTACAGGAAGTGGAAATGATACTATAACTATAAATGGCGGCAAAGGGCATATAGTTTATACCCATAAAGATAGCATAGATGGCTTAGACTTAGATACTAAAGATAGTACTAACACAGTAGAGATAAATTTAGGTAAGAATACCATCTATGGTGGTAAAGGCAAGGAAAGCTTAACTATAAAAGATGGAGATAATACAGCCTATCTATATAATTATTTAAAATCAGCATAA
- a CDS encoding ankyrin repeat domain-containing protein, whose amino-acid sequence MNQTSKNFIITIAVIFITILAYLYKTNQLPNLTNQTNFTITSDTNVSAIPGLSKYVTQEEVDEFGFTYWDIDNNYTKWIDPLLLPLRSALKDKNTTKVLNYLKEHNLSVDVKIEDGTTPLMYSSFYDDINTTKELIKLGANIHQKDKYKLSPLAYAIEHNSTKTAKLLVDNGAKFEDVKVVQIYLQSPMIEKIIIDNDNINILYDANASRKSKISDGKSPHNTFFYIVMNGFTEIAELALKSGYIPNCTQNNIYDELCYKELTNIPNYEPMLELMLKYNVPGQPTKEQLKEAYEKCYRGYKLRYDLQQDYIKKGIVQKIKHLENYTKHCSDENGTFKDTKAYIDYANDYNKNYAVDSFINRNKNNPSKVIYLDKNSSKSNSNLTDKNKNKNKN is encoded by the coding sequence TTGAACCAAACATCTAAAAATTTTATCATAACCATAGCTGTTATATTTATAACTATACTTGCATATCTTTATAAAACCAACCAACTACCAAATTTAACCAACCAAACCAACTTCACAATCACTTCAGATACAAACGTTTCTGCTATACCAGGACTTAGTAAGTATGTAACTCAAGAAGAGGTTGATGAGTTTGGGTTTACCTACTGGGATATAGATAACAATTACACTAAGTGGATTGACCCACTTCTTTTACCGCTAAGGTCAGCCTTAAAGGACAAAAATACAACCAAAGTCTTAAACTATCTAAAAGAGCATAACCTAAGTGTAGATGTAAAGATAGAAGATGGAACAACTCCACTTATGTATTCTAGCTTTTATGATGATATAAATACAACCAAAGAGCTTATAAAACTAGGTGCAAATATCCATCAAAAGGATAAATACAAACTTAGCCCACTAGCTTATGCTATAGAGCATAACTCAACTAAGACAGCTAAGCTTTTAGTTGATAATGGAGCTAAATTTGAAGATGTTAAGGTAGTTCAAATTTACCTTCAAAGTCCCATGATAGAAAAGATAATCATAGATAATGATAATATCAATATACTCTATGATGCTAATGCTTCAAGAAAATCAAAAATCAGTGATGGAAAATCGCCTCATAATACATTTTTTTATATAGTCATGAATGGTTTTACGGAAATAGCAGAACTTGCCCTAAAGAGTGGGTATATACCAAATTGCACACAAAATAATATTTATGATGAACTTTGCTATAAGGAGTTAACTAACATCCCCAACTACGAACCTATGTTAGAACTTATGCTTAAATACAACGTCCCTGGACAACCCACAAAAGAGCAACTAAAAGAGGCGTATGAGAAATGCTATAGAGGTTATAAATTAAGATATGACTTACAACAAGACTATATAAAAAAAGGTATAGTTCAAAAAATCAAGCATTTAGAAAATTATACAAAGCATTGCTCTGATGAAAACGGAACTTTTAAAGATACAAAAGCATATATAGACTATGCAAATGATTATAATAAAAACTATGCAGTAGATTCTTTCATTAATAGAAACAAGAATAACCCATCTAAGGTGATTTACCTTGATAAAAACTCAAGTAAGTCTAACTCAAATTTAACAGATAAAAATAAAAATAAAAATAAAAACTAA